The sequence TTCAAATAATGTTACAAATAACGTCCCAAATAATAGTATTACTACTGCACCCTTTAGAACCTCCAACATGTACAAcacatataaattaaaatcaaacGAAGTAAGAGTATACGGTACacaaaactttaataaaaataattctagtaTGTTGCTACAAAACTTACATAGAGAAATTTTAAGTGATTTATTTGGAAACGGTGATAAACAAAATGATTCAACAGATGAAGtggtaaatgaaaaagaaaataaaaataacaaaaatgtagaaGAATCTGAAAACGACAAAGATAATGTTATTTCTTATGGGATGATAGAAAATAACCATAGTGAATATctagacacaaaaaaaaaaacaaaaaaaaaaaaaaaaaacgagttaTTAAACGATGTATCAATAAATTCACAAGTATCGgaacaaacaataacaaataataacagtaatgatGAAATGTTATCAAcacattataaaaaaagaaaaagaaataacacagataatgtaaacaatacagtatataatgaattaaataaaaaaaaaaaaaaaaaaagttctgttcataataataaaacatacttGGTTAATGAAAGTGATTATGGTAGTA comes from Piliocolobus tephrosceles isolate RC106 unplaced genomic scaffold, ASM277652v3 unscaffolded_15976, whole genome shotgun sequence and encodes:
- the LOC113220899 gene encoding GATA zinc finger domain-containing protein 14-like, with the protein product MSIQKKIAPSNKHTTVERYISKNEENNINHMNMYSTKKYNAHNNLSNNYNYISSFYKNQNNLYRTGDAYHERTTMRTISRTNNVPNNGSNNVTNNVPNNSITTAPFRTSNMYNTYKLKSNEVRVYGTQNFNKNNSSMLLQNLHREILSDLFGNGDKQNDSTDEVVNEKENKNNKNVEESENDKDNVISYGMIENNHSEYLDTKKKTKKKKKNELLNDVSINSQVSEQTITNNNSNDEMLSTHYKKRKRNNTDNVNNTVYNELNKKKKKKSSVHNNKTYLVNESDYGSISDKYGGSNSYESEVYDKCASKKKSHKIRSRSRSRSRNESQRRSERRSERRSERRIERKSERKSERK